In Penaeus vannamei isolate JL-2024 chromosome 40, ASM4276789v1, whole genome shotgun sequence, the genomic stretch tatatatatacaaatagatatgtatacataaataaatatatgtatacataaatatatctatatatataaatatatctatatctatatatatatatctatatataaatatatctatatctatatatatatatgtatatatatatatgtataaatatatataaatatatatatatataaatatatatatattaatatatatatatgtatataaatatataaatatatatatatatatatatataatatataaatatatataaatatatatataatatatatatgtatatatatatatacatatatatatatatatatatatatatatatatatatatatacatatatatacatatatataatatatataatatttatattaatatatatctatatatatatagttatatatataaatataaatatatataaatatatataaatatatacatatatatataaatataaatatatatatatatatatagatatagatatatttataaatatatatatatacattatatatatatatatatatatatatatatatatatatatatatatatatatatgtatatatataaacatatatatatatatatatatatatatatatatatatatatatatttatatatatttatatatatttatatacatataaatatatattcatatatacataattatataaatatatatatgtatatatgtatatatataaatatatgtatatatataaatatatgtatatatatgtatatatataaacatgtatatatacatatataaatacatgtataaatatatatatataaatatatatatatatatatatatatatatatatatatatatatatatatatgtataaatatatatatatatatatataaatatatatatataaatatatatataaataaataaataaataaataaataaataaatatatatatatatatatatatatgtatatatataaatatatatatataaatatatatataaataaataaataaataaatagataaatatatatatatatatatatatatatatatatatatatatatatatatatatatatatatatatatatatatacacatatatatatatatatatatatatatatatatatttatatacatatatataaccatacatatatatatatatatatatatatatatatatataaatatatatatatatatatatatatatatatatatatatatatatatatatatatatatatatacacacatatacatatatatgcatatatatggatatatatacatatatacacatatatacacacacacacacacacacatatatatatatatatatatatatatatatatatatatatatatatatatatatatatatatatatatatatatatatatatatttatatatatatacatacatacacacaaatatatatagatatatgtgtataggtatatatgtgtatataattatgtaaatatatattcataagtatacatctaaagacacacacacacacacacacatatatacatatatatttaaacatatatgaatatatcaataaataaataaataaatatatatatatatatatatatatatatatatatatatatatatatatatatatatatatatatatatctttagtgtGATGAGTAATACTTTGTTTTTCAAAATTATAGATGAATGGTGCATTATAGTTTTATTTCATGTGAAAAACTaaattacatattcatttatcaagataacattattaacaatgtAAATCATAATGGCTACATACTTGCTTTTACTCAGTTGCTTAAGACGATCGGTGGAATTCCCACATTGCATATTCTTCCACTGATGTCTGAAATGAAGTTCAACATAACAATGTCTTTTGGAAAGCTCGTCAATAAAATTGTCCAAGTGTGGAATGTGCGTTATTTCACAGTTCAAGATCACTTTAACAGGAGTCGATTCAGGTAGATGGCTAAAAATGCTGGCAGCTGCCCCAGTGTGACCATCTCGTACTATAAGTCTCTGAAATGGTGAAAAGAAtcattaagtgtatatataaattctgcATGTACTTCTTAGTGGCCATGTGCTTCTTTGTGTGGGTATGAAAATGCAAGAGTTtgggtatatgcatgtatgtaacatCATATTGCACTACTAACATGATATTTATCAAACTTGTGTTCAGATAATGTAAACAAGGAAACATGTACCGTGCCAATCCTTGGAGCTATGAGTTTTACAATAGTCTCATTACACTCTGACTCAGCAATTATGTCTAGCCACTGTTGCTCTGTCGTCTCTGACTTTGTCAGTAGCTGTACCAGTTCTTCTGCATGTTGGTCAAGAGTACATTTACCATTTTCATGCAACAATCCACATAGGTGAAGCAACACATTCTGGTACTTAGGCAACGAAGATTCATCACATTTTAACTCTTCCAGAATATTCTTCAAGGTCTTGGCCCCATTCCGCATCAAACACGTGTGAATCCATTCCGCTGCAAAAAATTCCATTATGCTTTTGTGGGGAGCAGTAAGGTGAAGTGCATATCCACCTGCAGTCCATTCTCTGGTCACATTCATAAAGGCTGCAGACATTTCTTGAAATGGTAGTTCAAGGGCCTTGCATTTCTTCTTAAGTGCCTGTTCTGATGATTCACTCAGCTGCAGGGAGTCATTTATAATCTCCTCAAAACTTTTTTCATACAGCACCTCCATGTATTCTGTGACATGATCAGAAATTTCATCCCATGAACAATAAAGTTTATCCACAAGGCGATTTACCAAACGCTTTTTAATGAGTTCAAGAATTCTTAAGAAGAGGTGAGTGGCTGTTGTGACTGAATTGACATCTTCTGGGCTTGCAGCCCATAAGTAGGTCAAGAGAGTAAGATTTAGAGGCAAACGAAAATGTTCTCCCAGGCGAGCTTCTGATTTCTTTACGTAATCCATCAACTTCTGCGTGTCTTGTtggctcattttttcttttttcatttcctcgtgCAGTTTATACACAAACTCTGGTCTTTGCTCAGCTGTGATGCCCAAAATTCTCATGTGTATCCATTCAGACTTTATGCAGTAGTTGGGTAATTCCCTGAGTGCCTGTGGTCTTGTAGTTAGCAGAAGGTGAAAGACACCTGTGCTCTTTGGCATCTTATCCATCACAATTTCCTCTACTAACTGTCTAGAAGCTTTGTTTAGTTCATCCAGTCCATCGAGAATTAGAAGAACTCTGAGTGCCAACACAGATCGCACAATGTCCTCATTTGACATGGAGTAAGAAGCACAAGGCATGAGCAAGTTTAGCAACTCAGCAAAGTTTGTAACAAATTTGTTCTTGCATTCAGCATACAAGACAATTTCATAGTTCTCTAGATTTTCAATCTGTGGGTGAGATGTGGGGGACATCTCAGCCCACTCTGCCAGAATGAGTTTTCCAAATGTGCTCTTCCCTGCACCTGCCTCCCCTTCAATTACTATTATGTTGGGCATCTCTCCCTTTTCAGTCTTCTGCACTAGCACAGATTTGTAATCAATGTGAGTTTGACTTTGTGCTTTATCTTCCATTATAACTTCCAAATTTGTGAAAATGGCTCTCACTTTAAGCGTCTCTTTGCCTGATATGAAAGATGCTGGGTCCACGTTTGTCTGgccctttattttctcctttaccTCTACCACTCCactgttttttatataattttctaaaTGCTCTCTTAGCTCTCTGATTTCATCTTGGTACTTGTCAGCATCTACAGGCAGGCCTGgtgcattctttattttttcaatattggCATTCATTCTTTTTACTGCGTCATCAATTATTGAGGCTGGGATAGAGTAGCGGCTGCCAGCAGACTCGTATCCCTTCTCCAACAGACTTTGCAGGTTTACAAGCCAGTCAATCATAGCTTTCTCATCTGGAAGTTCCAAACCATGGGCAACACTATTTCTCTGATCTTTAATCATACTACAGTAGTTCTCAAGTTTATTACCTTTAGCTTTCCATTTGTCAGTTTCATTGGGAGGTGCAACATTTTCACAAGCATTCCTGATGACAGCATGAAGTAAACTTACATCAAATGTTTTTCCTGAAGAGTCAGCAACAATCGTCTTTCTCATATCAGCATTGAATCGGTTTTTGTAATCTGATTTTTTTATGCCTTTGCTCATCAGGTACTCCTCAACTGTTTCCTTTTTACCTTTGGGACATCCTCTCTGAAATACAAACAGGAGGAATGCTTTTCCTTCACAGGAAATACATTTGAACACCTTCAATAGGCGGATGTCTCTTTCATCCAAGCCTCCAGGACTAGGGATTGATGACATGGTGACCAGATTATCATTTAACAGCAATAGACAAATTTCGTGTGGAGTAAGGTCTACTTTTAATATCTTTCTACTGTTTCTGAGTCACTGTATTTCCCACCATCCACTCCAAAGGCTGCACAGTCCATGTTTCAAAACCTGTGAGGGACAGAGAAGCAATTAACATAAAAACACTTACTATTGAAATTGTTTCTAAATCCATAATTTtaccaataacattatcattagaagATACTGATcacttttcatatacatacatacatagacagagagagagagagagagagagagagagagagagagagagagagagagacagagagcgagagagagagagagagagagagagagagagagagagagagagagagagaaatgtttctacacacacacacacacacacacacacacacacacacacacacacacacacacacacacacacacacacacacacacacacacacacacacacacacacacacacacacacacacacacacacacacacaagtatgtgtgtgtggattggtgtactaattcctgACATTGCTCTTCAAGGAAGTGTGCaaatttccaactggacaagcacaactgatgccaAGTCACTAAcaatataccatgccatcaaaaaaggtATTGAACAGTAGAGACACAGATGTCTTCTCTGACAGACAGGGTGCACTCTTTAGACTTGAAGCATTTGGTCCataaaacatggtaactatcaataccctTCACCAAATTTCTAGCCTATCAGAGCAGGGTACACAAATGTCACAATAATGGATACTTTCTCATATAggaatatcaacctgtgacaaggtAAATCAGTTAGCAAAACTAGCACTTTCCCATTAAGAACTATATTATGCAATACCGTTTCTATCATTCAAATGAAAAAAcatgttatcagctgtcttcgagataaTGAGGGCCAGGTACCGACCACCGAAAAATGAAGAATAGTGGACATTGTACCATCTGACATCATGAACGTATTGTATGGACATGTAATATTGACAAAACTTATAGTCTACAATGGAATATCTCAGAGACAGGCTCCTCATATgatatcaatacactatacattatgtacaggatggaATTCTCAAGGCAAAGCTAGTTATGTATATCTCCTGTAAAATGTGCAAGGCACCCAAGTCGTATAATCTTATACATTTAATACTTAGTTGCTCAATAACTGCATTCTACcaatcaaatagcactgtccagagaccagcacttatagatcataataattttatcatagacactgttcttgtcttcgatatgattagggatataattttttttaccaactagatgataagTGAATATAAGCATGATGACACTGCCCTTCAGgtatgtagaactaatgtttgattaacagccagtttggatagatgctgtagcacagaggtcggcaacctatggCATGAGTGC encodes the following:
- the LOC113813592 gene encoding uncharacterized protein (The sequence of the model RefSeq protein was modified relative to this genomic sequence to represent the inferred CDS: added 547 bases not found in genome assembly), whose translation is MSSIPSPGGLDERDIRLLKVFKCISCEGKAFLLFVFQRGCPKGKKETVEEYLMSKGIKKSDYKNRFNADMRKTIVADSSGKTFDVSLLHAVIRNACENVAPPNETDKWKAKGNKLENYCSMIKDQRNSVAHGLELPDEKAMIDWLVNLQSLLEKGYESAGSRYSIPASIIDDAVKRMNANIEKIKNAPGLPVDADKYQDEIRELREHLENYIKNSGVVEVKEKIKGQTNVDPASFISGKETLKVRAIFTNLEVIMEDKAQSQTHIDYKSVLVQKTEKGEMPNIIVIEGEAGAGKSTFGKLILAEWAEMSPTSHPQIENLENYEIVLYAECKNKFVTNFAELLNLLMPCASYSMSNEDIVRSVLALRVLLILDGLDELNKASRQLVEEIVMDKMPKSTGVFHLLLTTRPQALRELPNYCIKSEWIHMRILGITAEQRPEFVYKLHEEMKKEKMSQQDTQKLMDYVKKSEARLGEHFRLPLNLTLLTYLWAASPEDVNSVTTATHLFLRILELIKKRLVNRLVDKLYCSWDEISDHVTEYMEVLYEKSFEEIINDSLQLSESSEQALKKKCKALELPFQEMSAAFMNVTREWTAGGYALHLTAPHKSIMEFFAAEWIHTCLMRNGAKTLKNILEELKCDESSLPKYQNVLLHLCGLLHENGKCTLDQHAEELVQLLTKSETTEQQWLDIIAESECNETIVKLIAPRIGTRLIVRDGHTGAAASIFSHLPESTPVKVILNCEITHIPHLDNFIDELSKRHCYVELHFRHQWKNMQCGNSTDRLKQLSKSKCDIECFTGYLDNFSHLPEATQKLRIAIANDKQAEDICSEIGDVVQDFDIKYLGVHVVKDVSPMALQPLPIIDGPKKETGAVWISGVSNAKVDWAVQVAKALQPATGKFYSLRFPRSELTVDGCKELINKLHQHSIAIRANGRLYVTMANIWAPDVVQLRHLAKSKLNCEFDCIDDAVIWSD